From the genome of Bordetella sp. H567, one region includes:
- a CDS encoding LysR family transcriptional regulator yields the protein MEQSMVGGLSLHHLHVFTAVATAGGVRRSAEALFRASSAVTRAIGHLEHSLGVALFERKATGMLLTAAGEAVLVRARRIEAELDAVRDEALALRRGQGGASGVGATAALFHTRRLTSAALLADVHHMSTVAHACGLTQPAISASIAKLEKNLAQRLFQRTARGMVPTPVGERWVVRFKRVLAELRNIQADMAALNGALEGVVTVGALPMIRTMVLPAAIANVLARHPKLRIRTLESPYGDLCARLLSAEVDFILGALRPLHDTSLSTRLLLHEDIVLIARAGHPLAGRPVGFADLARYPWVLSRASTPLRDQLNDFFRRKGQPLLVPSVETADLALLRGLLLHSDMLTALSVHQLHYEFEAGGLATLDFALDGMRREIGVTTRTGAQLSPGAGALLDEISRLAASMTAGSARASAR from the coding sequence ATGGAACAGAGCATGGTCGGCGGGCTCAGCCTGCATCATCTGCACGTCTTTACCGCGGTGGCCACGGCGGGCGGCGTGCGCCGATCCGCGGAAGCGCTGTTCCGGGCCTCCTCCGCGGTGACGCGCGCCATCGGCCACCTGGAACACAGCCTCGGCGTCGCGCTGTTCGAACGCAAGGCCACGGGCATGCTGCTGACGGCCGCCGGTGAGGCCGTGCTGGTGCGCGCGCGGCGTATCGAGGCCGAACTGGACGCGGTCCGCGACGAGGCCCTGGCGTTGCGGCGCGGGCAGGGCGGCGCCAGCGGCGTCGGCGCGACCGCCGCGCTATTCCATACGCGCCGCCTGACCAGCGCCGCCTTGCTGGCCGACGTGCACCACATGTCCACCGTCGCCCATGCCTGCGGCCTGACGCAGCCGGCCATCAGCGCATCGATCGCCAAGCTGGAAAAGAACCTGGCGCAGCGGCTGTTCCAGCGCACGGCGCGCGGTATGGTGCCGACGCCGGTTGGGGAGCGCTGGGTGGTCCGCTTCAAGCGCGTATTGGCCGAACTGCGCAATATCCAGGCGGACATGGCCGCGCTGAACGGCGCGCTGGAAGGCGTGGTGACAGTCGGCGCGCTGCCCATGATCCGCACCATGGTGCTGCCCGCGGCCATCGCCAACGTGCTGGCGCGCCATCCCAAACTGCGCATCCGCACGCTGGAAAGCCCGTACGGCGACCTGTGCGCCCGGCTACTCAGCGCGGAGGTGGATTTCATCCTGGGCGCGCTGCGGCCGCTGCACGACACCTCGCTCAGCACCCGCCTGCTGCTGCACGAGGACATCGTCCTGATCGCGCGGGCGGGACATCCGCTGGCGGGGCGTCCCGTCGGCTTCGCGGATCTGGCCCGCTACCCGTGGGTGCTGTCGCGGGCCTCCACGCCGCTGCGCGACCAGCTCAACGATTTCTTCCGGCGCAAGGGGCAGCCGCTGCTGGTGCCCTCCGTCGAAACCGCGGATTTGGCGCTGCTGCGCGGCCTGCTGCTGCATTCCGACATGCTCACCGCCTTGTCGGTCCATCAGCTGCACTACGAGTTCGAGGCAGGCGGCCTGGCCACGTTGGATTTCGCGCTGGACGGCATGCGGCGCGAAATCGGCGTGACGACACGCACCGGCGCGCAGCTGTCGCCGGGCGCTGGCGCGCTGCTGGACGAGATATCGCGCCTGGCGGCGTCGATGACGGCGGGGTCGGCGCGCGCGAGCGCCCGTTGA
- a CDS encoding amidohydrolase family protein, which produces MKSVPPPHPHPSKPAYALPPGSCDAHVHVYGPVARFPYAADRAYDPPEAPIERLQALHHLLGVERAVIVQATVHGTDNRAMLDAIARAPDRYRGVALVARDVSAGELRQLHAQGVRGVRYNFMPHLGKSADPDEVRAVAERIAPLGWHVQVHVTAAHLPAIRGFLESLPVPFVIDHMGRPMVEDGLEQPALAALLDVLRHGRAWVKISGPERISARLSAQAQPYADAAPFVRRILDAAPDRTVWGTDWPHPNVREIPDDGKLVELLPRYTDDAAVLQRVLVENPARLYWYD; this is translated from the coding sequence ATGAAGAGCGTGCCACCCCCGCATCCCCATCCCAGCAAGCCGGCGTACGCGCTGCCGCCGGGCAGTTGCGACGCCCATGTGCACGTGTATGGCCCGGTGGCGCGCTTTCCGTATGCGGCCGATCGTGCCTACGACCCGCCGGAGGCGCCCATCGAGCGTTTGCAGGCATTGCACCACTTGCTGGGCGTGGAACGGGCCGTCATCGTGCAGGCAACGGTGCACGGGACCGACAACCGCGCGATGCTGGACGCGATCGCGCGTGCGCCGGACCGGTATCGCGGCGTGGCGCTGGTGGCGCGGGACGTGTCCGCCGGTGAGCTGCGCCAGCTTCATGCGCAGGGCGTGCGTGGGGTGCGCTACAACTTCATGCCGCACCTGGGCAAGTCCGCCGATCCCGACGAGGTGCGCGCCGTCGCCGAACGCATCGCGCCCCTGGGCTGGCATGTGCAGGTCCACGTCACCGCGGCGCATCTGCCCGCGATACGGGGCTTCCTGGAGTCGCTGCCGGTGCCCTTCGTCATCGACCACATGGGGCGGCCCATGGTGGAGGACGGACTGGAGCAGCCGGCGCTGGCCGCGCTTCTGGACGTGCTGCGGCATGGTCGCGCCTGGGTGAAGATCAGCGGGCCCGAACGCATATCGGCACGCCTGTCCGCGCAGGCGCAACCGTATGCGGATGCGGCGCCGTTCGTGCGGCGCATCCTGGACGCCGCGCCGGACCGCACCGTATGGGGCACGGACTGGCCGCATCCTAACGTGCGCGAGATCCCGGACGACGGCAAGCTGGTGGAGCTGCTGCCGCGCTACACGGACGATGCCGCCGTGCTCCAACGGGTCCTGGTCGAGAATCCCGCGCGCCTGTACTGGTACGACTGA
- a CDS encoding tripartite tricarboxylate transporter permease, producing the protein MELLQHLALGFSVAFSPENLLYALLGCILGTLVGVLPGLGPVPTIAMLLPITYVLPPVAGLIMLAGIYYGTQYGGSTTAILVNLPGETSAVVTTLDGHQMARNGRAGAALALAAIGSFFAGTVATAIIAAFAPPLAEVAFLFGPAEYFSLMTLGLVGAVVLASGSLVKAIAMIILGLLLGMVGTDVNSGVARYDFGIPELQDGIDFAIVAMGVFGFAEILANLELKDQRVEVAGKVGSLYPSRREFREAAPAILRGTALGACLGILPGGGATLSAFASYTLEKKVAREPERFGKGHPAGLAGPESANNAGAQTSFIPLLTLGIPGNAVMALMVGAMTIHNIQPGPQVMSSHPDLFWGLIVSMWIGNLMLVVLNLPMIGIWVKLLKVPYRILFPAILIFCTIGVYSLNYNVFDIYVTAAFGAVGYLWAKLKCEGAPLLLGLVLGPMMEENFRRALLLSRGDFTTFLQRPISAGLLAATVGLIAIVALPSIRKGRQEAFAEET; encoded by the coding sequence GTGGAACTGCTGCAACACCTCGCATTGGGCTTTTCTGTGGCGTTTTCGCCGGAAAACCTACTCTACGCCTTGCTTGGCTGCATCCTGGGCACCCTGGTGGGTGTGCTGCCCGGCCTGGGCCCCGTGCCGACGATCGCCATGCTGTTGCCCATTACCTATGTGCTGCCGCCGGTGGCGGGCCTGATCATGCTGGCGGGCATCTACTACGGCACGCAGTACGGCGGCTCGACCACCGCGATCCTGGTGAATCTGCCGGGGGAAACTTCGGCCGTGGTGACGACGCTGGACGGGCACCAGATGGCGCGCAACGGGAGGGCGGGCGCAGCCCTGGCGCTGGCCGCGATCGGCTCTTTCTTCGCCGGCACGGTGGCCACCGCGATCATCGCCGCCTTCGCGCCGCCGCTGGCCGAGGTGGCCTTCCTGTTCGGGCCGGCGGAATACTTTTCGCTGATGACGCTGGGCCTGGTGGGCGCCGTCGTGCTGGCATCGGGTTCGCTGGTCAAGGCCATTGCCATGATCATTCTTGGCTTGCTGTTGGGGATGGTCGGCACGGACGTGAACTCCGGCGTCGCGCGCTATGACTTCGGCATTCCGGAACTGCAGGACGGCATCGACTTCGCCATCGTCGCCATGGGCGTGTTCGGTTTCGCGGAAATCCTGGCTAACCTGGAGTTGAAGGACCAACGCGTGGAGGTGGCCGGCAAGGTGGGGTCGCTCTATCCGAGCCGGCGCGAATTCCGCGAGGCGGCGCCGGCCATCCTGCGCGGCACGGCGCTGGGCGCCTGCCTGGGCATCCTGCCCGGCGGCGGCGCGACGCTGTCCGCGTTCGCCTCCTACACGCTGGAGAAAAAGGTGGCGCGCGAGCCGGAACGCTTCGGCAAGGGGCATCCGGCGGGGCTGGCGGGGCCGGAATCCGCCAATAACGCGGGCGCGCAGACGTCGTTCATTCCGTTGCTGACGCTGGGCATTCCGGGCAACGCGGTGATGGCGCTGATGGTGGGCGCGATGACCATCCACAACATCCAGCCCGGGCCGCAGGTGATGTCCAGCCATCCGGACCTGTTCTGGGGGCTCATCGTGTCGATGTGGATCGGCAACCTGATGCTGGTGGTGCTGAACCTGCCGATGATCGGCATCTGGGTGAAGCTGCTGAAGGTCCCTTATCGCATCCTGTTTCCGGCCATCCTGATCTTCTGCACGATCGGGGTCTATTCGCTGAACTACAACGTGTTCGACATCTACGTGACCGCGGCCTTCGGCGCGGTCGGGTATCTGTGGGCCAAGCTCAAGTGCGAAGGCGCGCCGCTGCTGCTGGGCCTGGTGCTGGGACCGATGATGGAAGAGAACTTCCGGCGGGCATTGCTGCTGTCGCGCGGCGATTTCACCACCTTCCTGCAACGGCCGATCTCCGCCGGGCTGCTGGCCGCCACCGTCGGGTTGATCGCGATCGTCGCCTTGCCGTCGATCCGCAAGGGCCGCCAGGAGGCCTTCGCCGAGGAAACTTGA
- a CDS encoding UGSC family (seleno)protein, with translation MSALVTLYDPTAPRAAETASDEEMAATRAAVRQALSGLSGKVIGFIDNAKPNFRFLVEDLGELLVSRYGAARTITHQKRAASIAADRDVIERFAADCDLVICGSGDUGSCTSWSVHDSVEITKLGRLGVTVCSTTFTGLGRAQAKAMGCAQIPILVIPHPFGTRTRDEIRDIAAQCAEQLMALMAGGTQP, from the coding sequence ATGTCCGCACTCGTGACCCTGTACGACCCCACCGCGCCGCGCGCCGCCGAAACGGCCAGCGACGAAGAAATGGCCGCCACCCGCGCCGCGGTGCGGCAGGCGCTGTCCGGCCTGTCCGGCAAGGTGATCGGCTTCATCGACAATGCCAAGCCCAATTTCCGCTTCCTGGTGGAAGACCTGGGCGAACTGCTGGTGTCCCGCTACGGCGCCGCGCGCACCATCACGCACCAGAAGCGCGCCGCCTCGATCGCCGCGGACCGCGACGTCATCGAACGCTTCGCGGCCGACTGCGATCTTGTGATCTGCGGCTCAGGCGACTGAGGCTCCTGCACATCGTGGAGTGTCCACGACAGTGTGGAAATAACGAAGCTGGGCCGTCTCGGCGTGACGGTATGCTCGACCACCTTCACCGGCCTGGGCCGTGCCCAGGCCAAGGCGATGGGTTGCGCCCAAATTCCGATACTGGTCATCCCGCATCCCTTCGGCACGCGTACGCGCGACGAAATCCGCGATATCGCCGCGCAATGCGCGGAACAGCTCATGGCCTTGATGGCCGGAGGAACGCAGCCGTGA
- a CDS encoding tripartite tricarboxylate transporter substrate binding protein, producing the protein MADTKQNRRRLLQGAAALSGMALAPRWTGASATPDYPDHAIRLIIPYPPGGAGDIVARMISPGLGQALGQAIVDDNRPGGAQIIATQLAVSAPPDGYTLYLASTTLSVNPTLMRHLNFDTLKDFAPITIAASSPLVFVAHPSLGVSNIQELVAYARAHPGAVNYGSSGPGTGGHLSVELLKYMAGIDMVHVPYKGAGPALMDLIAGVVKVVCTSPLPAIPQVRDGKLKALGMTGAQRSPIAPDLPTVAEQGYPGYQSTLWYALLTQARTPAAVQTRIRDAAIKTLRDPALMQQFVSQGAEVVANPPADAHAFIQAEIARWGQLIERIGLKGTA; encoded by the coding sequence ATGGCCGACACGAAACAGAACCGCCGCCGGCTGCTGCAAGGAGCCGCGGCCTTGTCCGGCATGGCGCTGGCGCCGCGCTGGACGGGCGCCTCCGCGACGCCGGACTATCCGGATCACGCCATCCGCCTGATCATCCCTTATCCGCCCGGCGGCGCGGGCGATATCGTGGCCCGGATGATCTCGCCGGGCCTGGGCCAGGCGCTGGGCCAGGCCATCGTCGACGACAACCGGCCCGGCGGCGCCCAGATCATCGCCACGCAGCTCGCGGTCTCCGCGCCACCGGACGGCTACACGCTTTATCTGGCCAGCACCACGCTCAGCGTCAATCCCACCCTGATGCGGCACCTGAACTTCGATACGCTGAAGGACTTTGCCCCCATCACCATCGCCGCCAGTTCGCCGCTGGTTTTCGTGGCGCATCCCTCGCTGGGCGTATCGAACATCCAGGAACTGGTTGCCTACGCCCGTGCGCATCCCGGCGCGGTCAACTACGGATCGTCCGGGCCGGGTACGGGCGGCCACTTGTCCGTCGAACTGCTGAAGTACATGGCGGGGATCGACATGGTGCACGTGCCGTACAAGGGCGCCGGACCGGCATTGATGGACCTGATCGCGGGCGTGGTCAAGGTGGTATGCACGAGTCCCCTGCCCGCCATCCCGCAAGTCAGGGACGGCAAGCTCAAGGCGCTGGGCATGACAGGCGCGCAGCGCTCGCCCATCGCTCCGGACCTGCCCACCGTTGCCGAGCAAGGCTACCCCGGCTATCAATCGACATTGTGGTATGCGCTGCTGACGCAGGCCCGCACGCCGGCTGCCGTGCAGACGCGCATCCGCGATGCCGCCATCAAGACGCTGCGCGATCCCGCCCTCATGCAGCAGTTCGTCAGCCAGGGCGCGGAGGTGGTTGCCAATCCGCCGGCCGACGCTCATGCTTTCATCCAGGCGGAAATCGCCCGTTGGGGCCAATTGATCGAACGCATCGGCCTGAAAGGCACGGCTTGA
- a CDS encoding tripartite tricarboxylate transporter substrate binding protein, producing the protein MLIPAGPGGAVDTVARLLAAKLTVALGQPVVPENRPGAGTVIASDQLAKSKPDGYTILIITGSHAINAAVRRSLPYDPIKDYAPVSLIATLPDLLVVDPSLPVRTVQELIAYARAHANTLTFGSAGSGSSSHLEGELFKVRANVDLLHVPYKTGVDAVTGIVGGQVKVLFFNAIGVAGQIHAGKLRALATTGARRTPLFPEVPTMGEAGVAGFDTGSWYAALLPAGTPPSIVARYHDEIVKALATPDVRQALKATGAEIVGGTPRELEQFIKRDIAQWQDLVQRQPELRVAP; encoded by the coding sequence ATGCTGATTCCCGCGGGCCCCGGCGGGGCCGTGGATACGGTCGCGCGCCTGCTTGCCGCCAAGCTGACCGTCGCGCTTGGGCAGCCCGTCGTGCCGGAAAACCGGCCCGGCGCGGGTACCGTGATCGCGTCCGATCAATTGGCCAAGTCCAAGCCGGACGGCTACACCATCCTGATCATCACAGGCAGCCATGCCATCAATGCGGCGGTGCGGCGGTCGCTGCCCTATGACCCCATCAAGGACTACGCGCCGGTCTCGCTCATCGCCACCCTGCCGGACTTGCTGGTCGTGGACCCGTCGCTGCCCGTGCGTACGGTACAGGAGCTGATCGCCTACGCGCGCGCCCACGCGAACACGTTGACCTTCGGCTCGGCCGGCAGCGGATCCAGCTCGCACCTGGAAGGCGAACTGTTCAAGGTACGGGCCAACGTGGACCTGCTGCACGTGCCCTACAAGACCGGCGTGGATGCCGTCACCGGCATCGTCGGCGGCCAGGTCAAGGTGCTGTTCTTCAACGCCATCGGCGTGGCCGGCCAGATCCATGCCGGCAAGCTGCGCGCGCTCGCCACGACCGGCGCGCGGCGCACGCCGCTGTTCCCGGAGGTGCCGACCATGGGCGAGGCCGGCGTGGCGGGCTTCGATACCGGCTCGTGGTACGCCGCGCTGCTGCCCGCGGGCACCCCGCCTTCCATCGTGGCGCGCTATCACGACGAAATCGTCAAGGCCCTGGCCACGCCCGACGTGCGGCAGGCCCTGAAGGCAACGGGCGCGGAGATCGTCGGCGGCACGCCGCGGGAATTGGAACAGTTCATCAAGCGCGACATCGCCCAGTGGCAGGACCTGGTGCAGCGCCAGCCTGAACTGCGGGTGGCACCTTGA
- a CDS encoding UGSC family (seleno)protein, giving the protein MDASKQNGGYFEAYWPRGEMQQKAMRLAPRLDDLNGKTVAQLWDELYKGDQVFTLLEEGLKARYPDIRFVSWREFGSTHGAGERDALARLPQRLRELGVDAVISGMACUGSCTPAVLRASAACELAGFPTTSLTCEGFVRQAAATSIGLGLRSLPIALVPGHIGDKSDAQLRHDILETTLAEVVRTLTSTPTAADGPAAAEPRARDIVAKGDFFDVNERFYRDGYTDGLPIVPPTRAAIERFLAFTDRDPDQVLGVLLPDRRAATVWNVAVNGVMAGCRPEYMPILVALAEAMADPRYGVEHSGNTPGAETLIILNGPIIKQLGFNYTQGALRDGFLPNTTVGRFWRLYLRNVAGFHLHQTDKGTFGSTWRVVLAENEDVLEEIGWPTIAMDLGFQRGDNVVSISRFTGGGTLSSVTGSEPEQLLPYVADSIERFNNWQITFTTSHGKGTLRPLAVITPITARTLARAGWSKARVQEWLFQHARRPAEDFERQLRDWNIRGVWNLAEDVRQGLIPAFFHESDDPRRRVPIVWKPADLMIAVGGDPLRNNAYIFAHNAFLGFPTAKKIDLPADWETLLRQTASKQ; this is encoded by the coding sequence ATGGATGCCAGCAAGCAGAACGGCGGCTACTTCGAAGCCTATTGGCCGCGCGGCGAAATGCAGCAAAAGGCCATGCGCCTGGCACCCCGCCTGGACGACCTGAACGGCAAGACCGTCGCCCAGTTGTGGGACGAGCTGTACAAGGGCGACCAGGTCTTCACCCTGCTGGAAGAGGGCCTGAAGGCACGCTACCCGGACATCCGCTTCGTCTCCTGGCGCGAATTCGGCAGCACCCACGGCGCGGGCGAGCGGGATGCCCTGGCGCGCCTGCCCCAACGCCTGCGCGAGCTCGGGGTGGATGCCGTCATCTCGGGCATGGCCTGCTGAGGCAGCTGCACGCCCGCCGTGTTGCGGGCCAGCGCGGCATGTGAATTGGCCGGATTTCCCACCACGTCGCTGACGTGCGAGGGCTTCGTGCGCCAGGCGGCGGCAACATCCATAGGCCTGGGGCTGCGCAGCCTGCCCATCGCGCTGGTGCCCGGCCACATCGGCGACAAGAGCGATGCCCAGCTGCGCCATGACATCCTGGAAACCACGCTGGCGGAGGTCGTGCGCACGCTGACGTCCACCCCCACCGCGGCCGATGGCCCCGCGGCGGCGGAGCCCCGCGCGCGCGACATCGTCGCCAAGGGCGACTTCTTCGACGTCAACGAGCGCTTCTATCGCGACGGCTACACGGACGGCCTGCCCATCGTGCCCCCCACGCGCGCGGCGATCGAACGCTTCCTGGCCTTCACCGACCGCGATCCCGACCAGGTGCTGGGGGTGCTGCTGCCCGACCGGCGCGCCGCGACGGTCTGGAACGTGGCGGTCAATGGCGTGATGGCCGGCTGCCGGCCCGAATACATGCCGATCCTGGTGGCGCTGGCGGAAGCCATGGCCGATCCCCGCTACGGCGTCGAACACAGCGGCAACACGCCCGGCGCGGAAACGCTGATCATCCTGAACGGGCCCATCATCAAGCAGCTGGGCTTCAATTACACCCAGGGGGCGCTGCGCGATGGATTCCTGCCCAATACCACGGTGGGCCGGTTCTGGCGGCTGTATCTGCGCAACGTCGCGGGTTTTCATCTGCACCAGACCGACAAGGGCACGTTCGGCAGCACATGGCGCGTGGTCCTGGCCGAGAACGAGGACGTGCTGGAGGAGATCGGCTGGCCCACGATCGCCATGGACCTGGGATTCCAGCGCGGCGACAACGTGGTCTCGATTTCGCGCTTCACCGGCGGCGGCACCCTGTCGTCGGTGACGGGATCCGAACCGGAACAGCTGCTGCCCTACGTGGCCGATTCGATCGAACGCTTCAACAACTGGCAGATCACGTTCACGACCAGCCATGGCAAGGGCACGCTGCGGCCGCTGGCCGTCATCACACCCATCACGGCGCGCACGCTGGCCCGCGCGGGCTGGAGCAAGGCGCGCGTGCAGGAATGGCTGTTCCAGCACGCGCGCCGGCCGGCGGAGGATTTCGAGCGGCAGCTGCGCGACTGGAATATACGGGGCGTATGGAACCTGGCCGAGGACGTGCGGCAGGGGCTGATCCCCGCGTTCTTCCATGAATCGGACGATCCGCGCCGACGAGTGCCCATCGTCTGGAAGCCCGCGGATCTGATGATCGCGGTGGGAGGCGACCCATTGCGCAACAACGCCTACATCTTCGCGCACAACGCCTTCCTGGGTTTCCCCACCGCGAAGAAGATAGACCTGCCCGCCGATTGGGAGACTTTGCTGCGACAGACGGCATCGAAACAATGA
- the selB gene encoding selenocysteine-specific translation elongation factor: MIIATAGHIDHGKTTLVKALTGVDTDRLPEEKQRGISIDLGFAYWDTPDAVTVGFVDVPGHERFVRNMLAGVCGIDYALLVVAADDGIMPQTMEHLHIIDLLNVPRGIVALTKTDRVTAERVREVAAGVQALIASTCLAGAAVMPVSTQTGHGVAALRQTLAEAARAHQGQRSAGRNFRHAVDRAFTVPGSGTVVTGTVFDGTVTVGDRLVLSPRGTEVRVRGIQKNGQSVRHANAGERCGLNLAGVAVEEVGRGDWAVSPLIHAPTQRLDARLRLLDSEAAELKHWTPVRLHLGTAEVLARVAIGRGAAVAPGAAAVVQLRLEKPIAALHGDRYILRDQAARRTLGGGVVIDPYAPRRRMDPAVRAAQIDALSCGDAADALQGLLRCAPSGVDILQFQRCYNLAPDRLESLLRAAGVIELGRTPRLAFPRAMIAAIGERVVAALEARHGDDPRFLGSDIAHVARRCAPRLPQAVFAAMLRMLAQEKKLELNGSLVSLPRLRATVRASDEALWQKVAPLLDAAGFKIPPVEEVAAAANIKPAVLEDMLYRKLRDGDVYLVAPGRFCPRATIARLVVLAGEVAGEQPGRQFTAAQFRDRCGVNRKLAIDILECMDRHGITVREGNVRVLRKGVAMMEEEGHHV, encoded by the coding sequence ATGATCATCGCGACCGCGGGACATATCGACCACGGCAAGACCACGCTGGTCAAGGCGTTGACCGGCGTGGATACCGACCGGCTGCCGGAAGAGAAACAGCGCGGCATCTCCATCGACCTTGGTTTCGCCTATTGGGACACCCCGGATGCCGTGACCGTGGGCTTCGTCGACGTGCCGGGGCATGAGCGCTTCGTGCGCAATATGTTGGCCGGCGTCTGTGGCATCGACTATGCCTTGCTGGTCGTCGCCGCCGACGACGGCATCATGCCGCAGACCATGGAGCACCTGCACATTATCGATCTGCTCAATGTGCCGCGCGGCATCGTGGCCTTGACCAAGACCGACCGTGTGACGGCCGAACGCGTGCGCGAGGTCGCCGCCGGCGTCCAGGCGCTGATCGCTTCCACCTGCCTGGCGGGCGCGGCGGTCATGCCGGTCTCCACGCAGACGGGGCATGGCGTGGCGGCGCTGCGCCAGACGCTGGCCGAGGCCGCGCGCGCGCACCAGGGACAGCGTTCGGCGGGACGCAATTTCCGCCATGCCGTCGACCGCGCCTTTACCGTGCCGGGCAGCGGCACCGTGGTCACGGGCACGGTCTTCGACGGTACCGTGACGGTGGGCGACCGCCTGGTGCTTTCGCCGCGCGGAACCGAAGTCCGCGTCCGGGGCATCCAGAAGAACGGACAGTCGGTGCGCCACGCCAACGCAGGCGAACGCTGCGGGCTGAACCTGGCCGGGGTCGCGGTGGAAGAGGTGGGACGCGGCGACTGGGCGGTGTCGCCGCTGATCCACGCGCCCACGCAGCGGCTGGACGCACGCCTGCGACTGCTGGATTCGGAAGCGGCGGAATTGAAGCACTGGACGCCCGTGCGTCTGCACCTGGGCACCGCGGAAGTCCTGGCGCGCGTCGCCATCGGCCGCGGCGCGGCGGTGGCCCCCGGCGCCGCGGCCGTGGTGCAGCTGCGGCTGGAAAAGCCCATCGCGGCGCTGCACGGCGACCGCTATATCCTGCGCGACCAGGCCGCGCGCCGTACGCTGGGCGGCGGCGTGGTCATCGATCCGTATGCGCCGCGGCGGCGGATGGATCCGGCCGTGCGGGCGGCGCAGATCGACGCGCTGTCGTGCGGCGACGCCGCCGATGCGCTGCAGGGGCTGCTGCGGTGTGCGCCCTCCGGCGTGGATATCCTCCAGTTCCAGCGTTGCTACAACCTGGCGCCGGACCGGCTGGAGAGCCTGCTGCGCGCCGCCGGTGTCATCGAGCTGGGCAGGACGCCCCGCCTGGCTTTCCCGCGCGCGATGATCGCGGCGATCGGCGAACGCGTGGTGGCGGCGCTGGAGGCCCGGCATGGCGACGATCCGCGCTTCCTGGGCAGCGATATCGCGCACGTGGCGCGGCGCTGCGCGCCGCGATTACCGCAGGCCGTCTTCGCGGCCATGCTGCGCATGCTGGCACAGGAAAAGAAGCTGGAACTGAACGGCAGCCTGGTATCGCTGCCACGCCTGCGCGCCACGGTGCGCGCGTCCGACGAAGCGCTATGGCAAAAGGTGGCCCCCTTGCTGGACGCCGCGGGCTTCAAGATCCCGCCCGTGGAGGAAGTGGCGGCGGCCGCGAACATCAAGCCGGCCGTGCTGGAGGACATGCTGTACCGCAAGCTGCGCGACGGCGATGTCTACCTGGTGGCGCCGGGCCGCTTCTGCCCGCGCGCGACCATCGCGCGGCTGGTCGTGCTGGCCGGCGAGGTGGCCGGCGAGCAGCCCGGCCGGCAGTTCACCGCCGCCCAGTTCCGCGATCGCTGCGGCGTGAACCGCAAGCTGGCCATCGATATCCTGGAATGCATGGACCGCCACGGAATTACCGTGCGCGAGGGCAATGTGCGCGTCCTGCGCAAAGGCGTCGCCATGATGGAGGAGGAAGGGCACCATGTCTGA